In Sciurus carolinensis chromosome 17, mSciCar1.2, whole genome shotgun sequence, one genomic interval encodes:
- the LOC124969005 gene encoding olfactory receptor 7G2-like: MEPTNQTSVAEFLLLGLTEEPALQPLVFSMFLSMYLVTILGNLLIILAVSSDSHLHTPMYFFLSNLSFNDICMGTTTIPKMLVSIQTQDQRITYTGCLSQACFVLTFGGLENFLLAVMAYDRYVAICHPLRYTVIMNPCLCVLLLLLCLLLSIVHGLLHTVMLLQLSFCTDLEIPHFFCELSQVIKLACSDTFINNLLVYLVSIIFFGVPLSGIIFSYTQIVSSIFRIPSVGGRYKAFSTCGSHLSVVSLFYGTGFGVYMSSAVTDSSMNTAVASMMYIVVPQMLNPFIYSLRNREMKGALRHLISGMLPL; the protein is encoded by the coding sequence ATGGAACCCACGAACCAAACATCTGTTGCAGAATTCCTTCTCCTGGGACTGACAGAGGAGCCAGCACTGCAGCCCCTTGTCTTCAGcatgttcctgtccatgtacctggtcaccatcctgggaaacctgctcatcatcctggctgtcagctctgactcccacctccacactcctatgtacttcttcctctccaacctgtccttcaaTGACATCTGTATGGGTACAACCACCATCCCCAAGATGTTGGTGAGCATCCAAACACAGGATCAGAGGATCACCTAcacaggctgcctctcccaggccTGCTTTGTCTTGACTTTTGGTGgtttagaaaattttctccttgcagtaatggcctatgaccgctatgtggccatttgtcaccccctgaggtacacagtcatcatgaacccCTGTCTGTGTGTCCTGCTGCTTCTACTCTGCCTGCTCCTTAGCATTGTGCATGGCCTGCTCCACACTGTGATGCTGCTgcagctgtccttctgcacagacctggagatcccccacttcttctgtgaactttctCAGGTCATCAAGCTGGCCTGTTCTGACACTTTCATCAATAACCTTTTGGTGTATCTAGTGAGTATCATATTTTTTGGGGTTCCCCTCTCTGGGATTATTTTCTCTTATACCCAAATTGTCTCCTCTATTTTTAGGATCCCATCAGTGGGTGGAAGatataaagccttttccacctgtgggtctcacctctcagtGGTGTCCTTATTCTATGGGACAGGTTTTGGAGTGTACATGAGTTCTGCAGTTACTGATTCCTCCATGAATACTGCAGTGGCTTCGATGATGTACATTGTGGTTCCTcaaatgctgaaccccttcatctacagcttGAGGAACAGGGAAATGAAGGGGGCTCTGAGGCATCTCATCAGTGGGATGTTGCCTCTGTGA